The Pigmentiphaga aceris DNA segment GTAGACGAGGCTGAAGAGCAGCTTGCTGCCCGACGCCGCCAACCCGCAGGCAGGCTGCGCATCAATGCTGCGTCCCCCTTCATGCTGCATGTGATCGCGCCGATGGCCGCCGACTTTCGGCTGCAATATCCCCAGATCGAACTGGAATTGAATACCAACGATCTGGTCATTGACCTGCTGGAAGAAGACACCGACGTGGCGATTCGCATCGGCACCCTGCGCGACTCGACCTTGCGTGCGCGTGTGCTGGGAGCAAGTCGCCTGCGGGTGCTGGCAAGCCCGGGCTACTTGAAAGCGCATGGGCGACCGCGCAATGTGGAACAGCTGGTCGGCAAGCATGCTCTGTTGGGATTTGCGCAACCCGAGTCGCTGAATCACTGGCCCCTGCGCGGCACGCATGGCGACCGCCTGCACATCGCGCCGGTGTTGCAAGCATCCAGCGGTGAGACGCTGCGCAGGCTGGCGCTGGAAGGGGTGGGCATTGTTTGCCTGGCCGACTTCTTGACGGAAGACGACCGCCGGCGGGGGGACTTGGTGCAAGTGCTGGTGCGCGATACGGTCGAGGTATTGCAGCCCATCCACGCGGTCTTTTATCGCAACACGCAACTGTCCTCGCGGATCAGTTGTTTTCTGGATTTCCTGGCGGCTCGGATGGCAACCTTGCCCTGGTCTGCAAGCCACCGCTGAGCGCCACGCACTGGTCGCCTAGAAAGCGTCACGTCTCTGCACGGTATGCTTGGCGTTTGCGGCACACGTGCCGTTTTCCACAAGGATTGGCCATGAAGATCAGCGGTTCCTGGCAAGCAAACACCGGCACGAGCGTCACCACTTTGTCGTCGGACCATGCGCAATGGCAGGCCGATGTCCCGGTAGCCCTGGGCGGCGCGGGTGACGGCCCGGACCCGCACGATTTGCTGGATTCCGCGCTGGTGGCCTGCACCATTCTTACCTTGCAGATCTACGCCAAGCGCAAGGCATATCCGCTTGCCGGCGTGCGGGTGGATGTTACGCACAAAGAGCAGCCCGGCCTGTATCAACTGCATCGCAACGTGTTCCTGGACGGTGAGTTGACCCAGGAAATGCGTGAAGACTTGATGCGGGTGGCGAACAAGTGCCCGATCCACAAGATTCTGAGCGGCAAGATCGAGATCGAGACCAGCGAGGGCTGATTCAAACAGCGCCCCGGCGCGGACATGAACGTTCCGCGCAGGGCACTGCTCAGGACCGCATCACGCCGCTGGCGCGTCCGGACCGTCGTGCTCGATGAAGGTCTGGAAACGCCGCCAGATATCGTCGCTGCGCTGAATGGTCGCATTGACCTCTTTCTTGCGCCGCATCGAGATCGCGGCAATCAAGGCGTTGCACAGACAATAAGCCGCGGTGTACGAATCGAATGGCGAGGCGCTAGCCGTTTTCACTACCGCACGGTGGTGAGACAAGCCTGCAATCGGTGCCAGGGGGCTATCGGTAATCGCCAGCACTGTGCCCCCGATCTGCCGCACGTACTGCACCGCCTGCAACACCTGCTTGGAATAGCGCCGGATCGAAATCGCCACCAGCACGTCTTTTTCATTCAGCCAGATCAGGTTGTCGGCGATCACCGATTGCCGGATGTCCAGCAGGTGCACGTTCGGCAGGCACAGGTTCAGGTGAATGTGCAGATAGTGCGCGATGGCGTGGCTGTTCTTTTCTCCCACCACAAACACACGCGCACCACTGCGGGCCAGCGTGCGCACCATTGCGTCGATCTCGGCCAGGTCCTGGCCTTCGCGCGTGGCGTCGATGTTGGTCTTGTCCATCAGAAAAGACTCATCCACCACCGACTGCAACGAGTTTTCCTGCCGCAGCGCAACGCTTGCCCGCTGCACGGGGGAATTCATCTTGGCCGTGACTTCGATGCGCGCCTCGCGCTGCGCGTCCGGGAACGATGGGTAATCAAGCTTCGAGAAAAACCGCACCACCGTTGATGCGCTGATGCCAATGTGTCTTGCAATGTCCGTTGCAGACTCAAGCAAACCTTGCGGATAGTTTGCGATCAGATAATCGGCCAGGATTTTTTCACGCTGGGTAAGCGCGCCCGACATCCTGGCGAT contains these protein-coding regions:
- a CDS encoding LysR family transcriptional regulator, giving the protein MKTTLEELLAFRTVVDAGSITAASEQLGQTVSGISRALKRLEDKLDTSLLSRTTRRLSLTDEGQAFLTHARAILSAVDEAEEQLAARRRQPAGRLRINAASPFMLHVIAPMAADFRLQYPQIELELNTNDLVIDLLEEDTDVAIRIGTLRDSTLRARVLGASRLRVLASPGYLKAHGRPRNVEQLVGKHALLGFAQPESLNHWPLRGTHGDRLHIAPVLQASSGETLRRLALEGVGIVCLADFLTEDDRRRGDLVQVLVRDTVEVLQPIHAVFYRNTQLSSRISCFLDFLAARMATLPWSASHR
- a CDS encoding OsmC family protein, whose amino-acid sequence is MKISGSWQANTGTSVTTLSSDHAQWQADVPVALGGAGDGPDPHDLLDSALVACTILTLQIYAKRKAYPLAGVRVDVTHKEQPGLYQLHRNVFLDGELTQEMREDLMRVANKCPIHKILSGKIEIETSEG
- a CDS encoding MurR/RpiR family transcriptional regulator, with amino-acid sequence MKFMDRIARMSGALTQREKILADYLIANYPQGLLESATDIARHIGISASTVVRFFSKLDYPSFPDAQREARIEVTAKMNSPVQRASVALRQENSLQSVVDESFLMDKTNIDATREGQDLAEIDAMVRTLARSGARVFVVGEKNSHAIAHYLHIHLNLCLPNVHLLDIRQSVIADNLIWLNEKDVLVAISIRRYSKQVLQAVQYVRQIGGTVLAITDSPLAPIAGLSHHRAVVKTASASPFDSYTAAYCLCNALIAAISMRRKKEVNATIQRSDDIWRRFQTFIEHDGPDAPAA